From Magnolia sinica isolate HGM2019 chromosome 13, MsV1, whole genome shotgun sequence, one genomic window encodes:
- the LOC131223134 gene encoding putative L-ascorbate peroxidase 6 isoform X3, translating into MTMRFDTSLLSSLHPSVSPSRHFKSPANSTKSPPTQFKSRGKITVRSSSSATTPSQNPDNNSLATFYGRRGLISTAALLPFLLEMSEGFGVNLQGVDASESSTIQSEIRKILEKAKGEVDKIQPVSWADMIAVAGAEAVSVCGGPIIPIQLGRLDSMVPDPKDKLPLESLDASGLKKSFLKKGFRTQELVALSGAHTLGGKGFGNPTVFDSSYFKVLLEKPWTSSGAAGMSNMIGLPSDHALVEDDECLRWIRIYADDQAKFFKDFKSAYIKLVNTGAVWRKI; encoded by the exons ATGACGATGCGTTTCGATACTTCCCTTCTCAGCTCCCTCCATCCCTCAGTCTCTCCCTCCCGCCATTTCAAATCTCCCGCCAACAGCACAAAATCCCCTCCTACGCAATTCAAATCCCGCGGGAAAATAACGGTCCGCTCTTCTTCATCAGCTACTACACCCAGCCAAAATCCAG ATAATAATAGCTTGGCCACTTTTTATGGGAGGAGAGGACTTATCTCTACGGCAGCGCTGCTTCCATTTCTTCTCGAAATGTCGGAGGGATTTGGTGTGAATTTACAAGG GGTAGATGCCAGTGAATCTTCAACCATTCAAAGCGAGATTAGGAAG ATTCTAGAGAAAGCGAAGGGTGAAGTGGATAAAATCCAACCAG TATCCTGGGCCGACATGATTGCGGTGGCTGGAGCTGAAGCAGTTTCGGTTTGTGGGGGGCCCATCATTCCCATTCAGTTAGGAAGGCTAGATTCAAT GGTGCCAGATCCAAAAGACAAACTTCCCCTGGAATCTCTAGATGCTTCTGGTCTAAAGAAAAGCTTTCTAAAAAAAGGCTTCCG CACCCAAGAACTTGTTGCGTTATCTGGTGCGCATACTCTTGGAGGTAAAGGTTTTGGAAATCCCACTGTTTTTGACAGCTCGTATTTCAAAGTACTTCTGGAGAAACCATGGACGTCATCAGG TGCAGCTGGCATGTCGAACATGATTGGGCTTCCATCAGATCATGCACTTGTGGAGGACGATGAATGCTTAAG GTGGATTAGAATATACGCAGATGATCAGGCAAAGTTCTTCAAGGATTTCAAGAGTGCCTACATAAAACTTGTAAATACCGGCGCCGTATGGAGAAAAATATGA
- the LOC131223134 gene encoding putative L-ascorbate peroxidase 6 isoform X2 — translation MTMRFDTSLLSSLHPSVSPSRHFKSPANSTKSPPTQFKSRGKITVRSSSSATTPSQNPDNNSLATFYGRRGLISTAALLPFLLEMSEGFGVNLQGVDASESSTIQSEIRKVLSKAKAPGVLRLVFHDAGTFDMDENLGGMNGSIVYELDRPENAGLSKSVKILEKAKGEVDKIQPVSWADMIAVAGAEAVSVCGGPIIPIQLGRLDSMVPDPKDKLPLESLDASGLKKSFLKKGFRTQELVALSGAHTLGGKGFGNPTVFDSSYFKVLLEKPWTSSAGMSNMIGLPSDHALVEDDECLRWIRIYADDQAKFFKDFKSAYIKLVNTGAVWRKI, via the exons ATGACGATGCGTTTCGATACTTCCCTTCTCAGCTCCCTCCATCCCTCAGTCTCTCCCTCCCGCCATTTCAAATCTCCCGCCAACAGCACAAAATCCCCTCCTACGCAATTCAAATCCCGCGGGAAAATAACGGTCCGCTCTTCTTCATCAGCTACTACACCCAGCCAAAATCCAG ATAATAATAGCTTGGCCACTTTTTATGGGAGGAGAGGACTTATCTCTACGGCAGCGCTGCTTCCATTTCTTCTCGAAATGTCGGAGGGATTTGGTGTGAATTTACAAGG GGTAGATGCCAGTGAATCTTCAACCATTCAAAGCGAGATTAGGAAGGTATTGTCCAAGGCCAAGGCTCCTGGCGTGCTTCGCCTGGTTTTTCATGATGCAGGAACATTTGATATGGATGAGAATTTAG GTGGTATGAATGGTTCCATAGTTTATGAACTTGACAGACCTGAAAATGCGGGCCTTAGTAAATCTGTGAAG ATTCTAGAGAAAGCGAAGGGTGAAGTGGATAAAATCCAACCAG TATCCTGGGCCGACATGATTGCGGTGGCTGGAGCTGAAGCAGTTTCGGTTTGTGGGGGGCCCATCATTCCCATTCAGTTAGGAAGGCTAGATTCAAT GGTGCCAGATCCAAAAGACAAACTTCCCCTGGAATCTCTAGATGCTTCTGGTCTAAAGAAAAGCTTTCTAAAAAAAGGCTTCCG CACCCAAGAACTTGTTGCGTTATCTGGTGCGCATACTCTTGGAGGTAAAGGTTTTGGAAATCCCACTGTTTTTGACAGCTCGTATTTCAAAGTACTTCTGGAGAAACCATGGACGTCATCAG CTGGCATGTCGAACATGATTGGGCTTCCATCAGATCATGCACTTGTGGAGGACGATGAATGCTTAAG GTGGATTAGAATATACGCAGATGATCAGGCAAAGTTCTTCAAGGATTTCAAGAGTGCCTACATAAAACTTGTAAATACCGGCGCCGTATGGAGAAAAATATGA
- the LOC131223134 gene encoding putative L-ascorbate peroxidase 6 isoform X1, with product MTMRFDTSLLSSLHPSVSPSRHFKSPANSTKSPPTQFKSRGKITVRSSSSATTPSQNPDNNSLATFYGRRGLISTAALLPFLLEMSEGFGVNLQGVDASESSTIQSEIRKVLSKAKAPGVLRLVFHDAGTFDMDENLGGMNGSIVYELDRPENAGLSKSVKILEKAKGEVDKIQPVSWADMIAVAGAEAVSVCGGPIIPIQLGRLDSMVPDPKDKLPLESLDASGLKKSFLKKGFRTQELVALSGAHTLGGKGFGNPTVFDSSYFKVLLEKPWTSSGAAGMSNMIGLPSDHALVEDDECLRWIRIYADDQAKFFKDFKSAYIKLVNTGAVWRKI from the exons ATGACGATGCGTTTCGATACTTCCCTTCTCAGCTCCCTCCATCCCTCAGTCTCTCCCTCCCGCCATTTCAAATCTCCCGCCAACAGCACAAAATCCCCTCCTACGCAATTCAAATCCCGCGGGAAAATAACGGTCCGCTCTTCTTCATCAGCTACTACACCCAGCCAAAATCCAG ATAATAATAGCTTGGCCACTTTTTATGGGAGGAGAGGACTTATCTCTACGGCAGCGCTGCTTCCATTTCTTCTCGAAATGTCGGAGGGATTTGGTGTGAATTTACAAGG GGTAGATGCCAGTGAATCTTCAACCATTCAAAGCGAGATTAGGAAGGTATTGTCCAAGGCCAAGGCTCCTGGCGTGCTTCGCCTGGTTTTTCATGATGCAGGAACATTTGATATGGATGAGAATTTAG GTGGTATGAATGGTTCCATAGTTTATGAACTTGACAGACCTGAAAATGCGGGCCTTAGTAAATCTGTGAAG ATTCTAGAGAAAGCGAAGGGTGAAGTGGATAAAATCCAACCAG TATCCTGGGCCGACATGATTGCGGTGGCTGGAGCTGAAGCAGTTTCGGTTTGTGGGGGGCCCATCATTCCCATTCAGTTAGGAAGGCTAGATTCAAT GGTGCCAGATCCAAAAGACAAACTTCCCCTGGAATCTCTAGATGCTTCTGGTCTAAAGAAAAGCTTTCTAAAAAAAGGCTTCCG CACCCAAGAACTTGTTGCGTTATCTGGTGCGCATACTCTTGGAGGTAAAGGTTTTGGAAATCCCACTGTTTTTGACAGCTCGTATTTCAAAGTACTTCTGGAGAAACCATGGACGTCATCAGG TGCAGCTGGCATGTCGAACATGATTGGGCTTCCATCAGATCATGCACTTGTGGAGGACGATGAATGCTTAAG GTGGATTAGAATATACGCAGATGATCAGGCAAAGTTCTTCAAGGATTTCAAGAGTGCCTACATAAAACTTGTAAATACCGGCGCCGTATGGAGAAAAATATGA